A single region of the Halorussus sp. MSC15.2 genome encodes:
- a CDS encoding 20S proteasome subunit A/B, with translation MATIVGVAVDGGVVLAGDRRLTRGGTVSSERKRHVFDFGAVGAAAVGEAGGIDEFRRQLDSEVRSHETEQGDPMGIDRFASVASDLAAAEGVEAVVAARDDGVPRVRGISSDGGVITDDAVAFGSGAQLALGVLEGREAGLGVDDAEELVRDAVETTADRDTDTGAEIDTYRLPADADSA, from the coding sequence ATGGCAACTATCGTCGGCGTCGCGGTTGACGGTGGAGTCGTTCTCGCGGGGGACCGCCGACTCACGCGCGGCGGAACGGTGTCGAGCGAGCGCAAACGCCACGTCTTCGACTTCGGCGCGGTCGGCGCGGCGGCGGTCGGCGAGGCGGGCGGAATCGACGAGTTCCGACGCCAACTCGACTCCGAGGTCCGGTCTCACGAGACCGAACAGGGCGACCCGATGGGAATCGACCGGTTCGCCAGCGTCGCCAGCGACCTCGCCGCCGCGGAGGGCGTCGAGGCGGTCGTCGCGGCGCGCGACGACGGCGTCCCGCGGGTTCGGGGAATCAGCAGCGACGGCGGCGTCATCACCGACGACGCGGTCGCGTTCGGGTCCGGCGCGCAGTTGGCACTCGGCGTCCTAGAGGGCCGTGAGGCCGGTCTCGGCGTGGACGACGCCGAGGAACTAGTGCGCGACGCGGTCGAGACCACGGCCGACCGCGACACCGACACCGGCGCGGAGATAGACACGTATCGGCTGCCCGCCGACGCGGATTCGGCGTGA
- a CDS encoding DUF354 domain-containing protein, which produces MKYLFFTNTPAQVHQYRRAVSKLEERGHETLVLARDYGCTEALLDYYEVPYELYGRCGTEKFSLVRELPKHAVNIVQRTLRYGPDCVFGRGTYAALAGTVARVPVVLVDDSGNTDFDHAISVPLADAVLTPHTFEKDLGDKHYEFRGFKECAYLHPEEWEPQTDVREELGVGPDETFAIVRLNAFGSHHDVGEAGFTPEKRRELVERLAEDATVFVSDEGGDMDLDHAPARPFDLHPALLHDALAEASLLVADTQTMVTEAALLGTPAIRSNSFVGDDDMGNFLDLERAGLIYNLEAFDAVLDAATDILADDDADKRWGTLRDDYLDDKVNLTEVVLDVAETVGATGDVSPVGIDRVSGVSPREPDRALALDPETLRSDGGRGDRVADDASGVGESQDDPERTDRQRDDGARTEGGRR; this is translated from the coding sequence ATGAAGTATCTGTTCTTCACCAACACGCCAGCACAGGTTCACCAGTACAGGCGCGCGGTCTCGAAACTGGAGGAACGCGGGCACGAGACCCTCGTACTCGCGCGCGACTACGGTTGCACCGAGGCGTTGCTCGACTACTACGAGGTACCGTACGAACTCTACGGACGGTGCGGGACCGAGAAGTTCTCACTGGTTCGCGAACTGCCGAAACACGCCGTCAACATCGTCCAGCGGACGCTCCGGTACGGCCCCGATTGCGTCTTCGGCCGCGGGACCTACGCCGCGCTCGCTGGGACCGTCGCACGGGTTCCGGTCGTGCTGGTGGACGACTCCGGCAACACCGACTTCGACCACGCTATCTCCGTCCCGCTGGCCGACGCGGTGCTGACGCCCCACACTTTCGAGAAGGACCTCGGCGATAAGCACTACGAGTTTCGGGGGTTCAAGGAGTGCGCCTACCTCCACCCGGAGGAGTGGGAGCCACAGACCGACGTGCGCGAGGAGTTGGGCGTCGGCCCGGACGAGACGTTCGCCATCGTCCGACTGAACGCCTTCGGGTCGCATCACGACGTCGGCGAAGCCGGGTTCACGCCCGAAAAGCGCCGGGAACTCGTCGAGCGCCTCGCCGAGGACGCGACCGTCTTCGTCTCGGACGAGGGCGGCGACATGGACCTCGACCACGCGCCCGCCAGACCGTTCGACCTCCATCCGGCGCTACTCCACGACGCGCTGGCCGAGGCGTCCCTGCTGGTCGCCGACACCCAGACGATGGTGACGGAGGCGGCGCTCCTCGGCACTCCCGCGATTCGCTCGAACTCCTTCGTCGGCGACGACGACATGGGCAACTTCCTCGACCTCGAACGCGCGGGGCTGATATACAACCTCGAGGCGTTCGACGCGGTACTCGACGCCGCGACCGACATCCTCGCAGACGACGACGCCGACAAACGCTGGGGCACGCTGCGGGACGACTACCTCGACGACAAGGTGAATCTCACCGAAGTCGTCCTCGACGTGGCCGAGACGGTCGGCGCGACGGGCGACGTCTCCCCGGTCGGTATCGACCGGGTCAGCGGCGTCTCACCGCGCGAACCCGACCGCGCGCTCGCGCTCGACCCCGAGACGCTTCGGAGCGACGGCGGCCGGGGCGACCGGGTCGCGGACGACGCGAGCGGGGTCGGCGAGTCGCAGGACGACCCCGAACGGACCGACCGACAACGAGACGACGGCGCTCGGACCGAGGGAGGGAGACGGTGA
- a CDS encoding glycosyltransferase family 39 protein produces the protein MTEQNLAQKTTVRTQKYKRELLWLAPALLAAAVLFTVYLRSHPYPSFGAGLYLLIAERISEMGYALPKTIPYYTEGGVPFAYPPLMFYAVAAIRDLTGLDPITITRVLPGLVTMLYLVPLYLLARDLLGSRPEAALTSLVVAVSPPVLQWHISAGGIVRAPGFLFALSGIYAGLRLYRDRDQRWVVPSLALFTLTVLTHPLYTAFFALSYFLLFLAFDRTLWGLVRGAVVGGGGLLLAAPWWIQVMSYHGVDVFTSAAGTHGGIGGGLQSLQALVQFNVHGALVGQMWAVVPLFGIAYLLKERRYFLPVWFVTVMLAFGKPRLSVTVGAFIIAVFLLEGVGPWLKRETPLPVGRREVVTAAVVLIATVGLAGGAMYATSDVDAHAGSPSLPQFITHDDVEAMEWVETNTDPSATFVVQGDAAEWFPQQTHRTMLVGPWGVEWKGHEPYNRQLNLFRDISSCNSAHCMSQTLSAAGVSPDYIYLPKGTFTVRGMQYQRTSKLAMSMHLSPKYRTVFENDGVIVFEVMDGERGESQTGTGPGSDGGGNSRDR, from the coding sequence ATGACGGAACAGAATCTCGCACAGAAGACGACAGTACGCACTCAGAAGTACAAACGGGAGTTGCTATGGCTCGCACCCGCGCTCCTCGCGGCGGCGGTGCTGTTCACCGTCTATCTGCGCTCGCATCCGTACCCGTCGTTCGGAGCGGGACTCTACCTCCTCATCGCCGAGCGCATCTCCGAGATGGGGTACGCGCTCCCGAAGACGATTCCCTACTACACGGAGGGCGGCGTCCCCTTCGCGTACCCGCCGCTGATGTTCTACGCGGTGGCCGCAATCCGTGACCTCACGGGACTCGACCCCATCACCATCACGCGGGTGTTGCCGGGACTGGTGACGATGCTCTACCTCGTTCCGCTCTACCTGCTGGCCCGAGACTTGCTCGGGTCGCGCCCCGAGGCCGCGCTGACCAGTCTCGTCGTGGCGGTGAGTCCGCCCGTGCTCCAGTGGCACATCTCGGCCGGCGGAATCGTCCGCGCGCCCGGCTTCCTGTTCGCGCTGTCGGGCATCTACGCGGGACTCCGCCTCTACCGCGACCGGGACCAGCGGTGGGTCGTCCCCTCGCTCGCGCTGTTCACGCTCACCGTCCTCACTCATCCCCTCTACACTGCCTTCTTCGCGCTGTCGTATTTCCTGCTGTTCCTCGCGTTCGACCGAACGCTGTGGGGTCTCGTCCGCGGTGCGGTGGTCGGCGGCGGCGGCCTCCTGCTGGCCGCGCCGTGGTGGATACAGGTGATGTCCTACCACGGCGTAGACGTGTTCACGAGCGCGGCCGGGACCCACGGCGGCATCGGCGGCGGTCTCCAGTCGCTGCAGGCGCTCGTGCAGTTCAACGTCCACGGCGCGCTGGTCGGGCAGATGTGGGCCGTCGTCCCGTTGTTCGGCATCGCGTACCTCCTGAAGGAGCGCCGGTACTTCCTCCCGGTCTGGTTCGTCACGGTGATGCTGGCGTTCGGTAAGCCCCGACTCTCCGTCACCGTCGGGGCCTTCATCATCGCCGTCTTCCTGCTCGAAGGCGTCGGCCCGTGGCTGAAGCGCGAGACCCCGCTCCCGGTCGGTCGTCGCGAGGTCGTCACCGCCGCTGTCGTGTTAATCGCCACAGTCGGTCTCGCCGGGGGCGCGATGTACGCGACCAGCGACGTGGACGCCCACGCCGGGAGTCCGTCGCTCCCGCAGTTCATCACCCACGACGACGTGGAGGCGATGGAGTGGGTGGAGACGAACACCGACCCGAGCGCCACGTTCGTCGTGCAGGGCGACGCCGCCGAGTGGTTCCCCCAGCAGACGCATCGAACGATGCTCGTGGGTCCGTGGGGCGTCGAGTGGAAGGGCCACGAACCGTACAACCGCCAGTTGAACCTCTTCCGGGACATCTCCTCGTGTAACAGCGCCCACTGCATGTCCCAGACCCTCTCGGCGGCCGGGGTGAGTCCCGACTACATCTACCTGCCGAAGGGGACGTTCACGGTCCGGGGGATGCAGTACCAGCGCACCAGCAAACTGGCGATGTCGATGCATCTCTCGCCCAAGTACCGCACCGTCTTCGAGAACGACGGCGTCATCGTCTTCGAGGTGATGGACGGCGAGCGGGGCGAGAGCCAGACCGGGACGGGACCCGGTAGCGACGGCGGTGGAAACTCCCGCGACCGCTGA
- a CDS encoding SelT/SelW/SelH family protein: MTDVEIEYCVPCGMLDRAQDVQHALLSEYGERLDSVALVTGDSGVFEVRADGEQVFDKDEDEFDVDAIVESVGQRASS, from the coding sequence ATGACGGACGTCGAAATCGAGTACTGCGTCCCCTGCGGGATGCTCGACCGGGCACAGGACGTACAGCACGCACTTCTCAGCGAGTACGGCGAGCGACTCGACTCGGTGGCGCTGGTGACGGGCGACAGCGGCGTGTTCGAGGTCCGCGCCGACGGCGAACAGGTGTTCGACAAGGACGAGGACGAGTTCGACGTGGACGCCATCGTGGAGTCGGTCGGCCAGCGAGCGTCGTCGTAA
- a CDS encoding glycosyltransferase family 4 protein — translation MNVLNLVSNEDARFFEQQTKVLERRGVNCATMKPPGDHVAREDVTERSVGDYLRFVPQVINESLEGYDVVHANYGLTAPAALAQVRLPVVLSLWGTDLMGEYGWLSKQCARYCDAVIVMSDEMARELGEPCHVIPHGIDMDRFAPRPKDEARAEVGWDPDARHVLFPYPPSQDVKNHSRARRIVERASERIETDVELQVVYGVPHAEVAAYMNAADALLLTSKREGSPNSVKEALSCNLPVVSTDVGDVADRLDGVSPSAVSDDDDELVEALTDVLADPRRSNGRETVRHLSLDRMAERIEGVYESVV, via the coding sequence GTGAACGTCCTCAATCTGGTCTCGAACGAGGACGCCCGGTTCTTCGAGCAACAGACGAAGGTGCTGGAGCGCCGCGGCGTGAACTGCGCCACGATGAAACCGCCCGGCGACCACGTCGCCCGCGAGGACGTGACCGAGCGGTCGGTCGGCGACTACCTCCGGTTCGTCCCGCAGGTCATCAACGAGTCGCTGGAGGGGTACGACGTGGTCCACGCCAACTACGGTCTGACCGCCCCGGCCGCGCTCGCGCAGGTCAGACTGCCGGTGGTCCTCTCGCTGTGGGGCACCGACCTGATGGGCGAGTACGGGTGGCTGTCTAAACAGTGCGCGCGCTACTGCGACGCCGTCATCGTGATGTCCGACGAGATGGCGCGCGAACTCGGCGAACCCTGCCACGTTATCCCACACGGTATCGACATGGACCGATTCGCACCCCGGCCGAAGGACGAGGCCCGCGCCGAGGTGGGTTGGGACCCGGACGCGCGCCACGTCCTGTTCCCGTATCCGCCCTCGCAGGACGTGAAGAATCACTCCCGCGCGCGTCGAATCGTCGAGCGAGCGAGCGAACGAATCGAGACCGACGTGGAGTTACAGGTCGTCTACGGCGTCCCCCACGCCGAGGTGGCCGCGTACATGAACGCCGCCGACGCGCTCCTGCTCACCTCGAAGCGAGAGGGGTCGCCCAACTCCGTCAAGGAGGCGCTGAGTTGTAACCTCCCGGTCGTCTCCACCGACGTCGGCGACGTCGCCGACCGACTCGACGGCGTCTCGCCGTCCGCCGTCTCGGACGACGACGACGAACTCGTCGAGGCACTGACGGACGTTCTCGCCGACCCCCGTCGGTCGAACGGTCGGGAGACCGTTCGGCACCTCAGCCTCGACCGGATGGCCGAGCGAATCGA
- a CDS encoding halocin C8-like domain-containing protein, producing the protein MEINLRGFQVREKEVVKKVKKSKKFEVVRNQLAQAYSVQVRDETEVIVNADENGEPFQVVSFETEAAIPNGEVEFVAVVQGKVVKAEGSILHYEGGELSSVDQYVFSEGELKTNKVQEITVPAQSNQPSMSPQNCGCGDIPDICPYCKSAVPVICFVGCGSSLSAICNAISGAAPGAATCFGVVSTICEEISDKGCAGKNATRICEMAGLCQ; encoded by the coding sequence ATGGAAATCAACTTAAGAGGCTTTCAGGTGAGAGAAAAGGAAGTCGTCAAGAAAGTCAAAAAGAGCAAGAAATTCGAGGTAGTTCGGAATCAACTGGCACAAGCATACTCTGTTCAAGTTCGAGATGAGACTGAGGTCATCGTAAACGCAGATGAAAATGGAGAACCTTTTCAGGTAGTGTCGTTTGAAACGGAGGCTGCGATTCCAAATGGCGAGGTGGAGTTCGTTGCGGTTGTTCAGGGGAAAGTTGTGAAAGCAGAAGGTTCGATACTCCACTATGAAGGTGGTGAATTAAGTAGTGTAGACCAATACGTCTTCTCTGAAGGCGAACTGAAGACCAATAAAGTCCAGGAAATTACGGTTCCAGCACAGAGCAATCAACCATCGATGAGTCCACAAAATTGTGGATGTGGGGATATCCCTGATATCTGCCCGTATTGCAAATCAGCAGTTCCGGTCATCTGTTTCGTGGGATGTGGTTCAAGTCTTAGTGCAATCTGCAATGCGATTAGTGGTGCTGCACCAGGTGCAGCGACATGCTTTGGGGTAGTCAGCACTATCTGCGAAGAGATTAGCGATAAAGGTTGTGCGGGTAAGAATGCGACCCGCATCTGCGAAATGGCCGGACTGTGCCAGTGA
- a CDS encoding tubulin/FtsZ family protein has translation MKLAMIGFGQAGGKIVDKFIEYDQRTGSQAVRSAVAVNTAKADLVGLDYVPEENQVLIGQSRVKGHGVGADNELGAEIAEEDIDEVQGAVDNVPIHDIDAFLIVAGMGGGTGSGGAPVLAKYLKRIYTEPVYGLGILPGRDEGGIYTLNAARSFQTFVREVDNLLVFDNDAWRESGESVGSGYDRINEEIVRRFGILFGAGEVSRGDEVGESVVDSSEIINTLDTGGVSTVGYAAEEVDNPSGGLLSRFKSDGTGEVDSTHATNRITSLVRKAALGRLTLPCEIDSAERSLLVASGPPEYLNRKGVEKGRKWLENQTGSMEVRGGDYPTGDADQVAGVVLLSGVSQVPRVEELQDVAIEAQDNIDEIRSESQQNTTDLIEDDDGELDPLF, from the coding sequence ATGAAACTCGCGATGATTGGTTTCGGACAGGCGGGCGGGAAGATAGTTGACAAGTTCATCGAGTACGACCAGCGCACCGGCAGTCAGGCCGTGCGGTCGGCCGTGGCGGTCAACACCGCGAAGGCCGACCTCGTGGGTCTCGACTACGTGCCCGAGGAGAATCAGGTCCTCATCGGGCAGTCCCGCGTGAAGGGCCACGGGGTCGGCGCGGACAACGAACTCGGGGCGGAAATCGCCGAGGAGGACATCGACGAGGTACAGGGCGCGGTGGACAACGTCCCCATCCACGACATCGACGCTTTCCTCATCGTCGCCGGGATGGGCGGCGGGACGGGGTCGGGCGGCGCGCCGGTCCTCGCGAAGTACCTCAAGCGCATCTACACCGAACCGGTGTACGGTCTCGGCATCCTGCCGGGCCGCGACGAGGGCGGCATCTACACCCTGAACGCAGCGCGGTCGTTCCAGACGTTCGTCCGCGAGGTGGACAACCTGCTGGTGTTCGACAACGACGCGTGGCGCGAGTCGGGCGAGAGCGTCGGGTCGGGCTATGACCGCATCAACGAGGAGATAGTCCGGCGGTTCGGCATTCTCTTCGGCGCGGGCGAAGTCTCGCGCGGCGACGAGGTCGGCGAGAGCGTCGTGGACTCCAGCGAGATAATCAACACGCTCGACACCGGCGGCGTCTCCACGGTCGGGTACGCCGCCGAGGAGGTGGACAACCCCTCGGGCGGCCTGCTCTCGCGGTTCAAGAGCGACGGCACCGGGGAGGTGGACTCGACCCACGCGACCAACCGAATCACGAGTCTGGTCCGGAAGGCGGCGCTGGGGCGGTTGACCCTGCCCTGCGAAATCGACAGCGCCGAGCGCTCGCTGCTGGTCGCCAGCGGTCCGCCCGAGTACCTGAACCGGAAGGGCGTCGAGAAGGGCCGCAAGTGGTTGGAGAACCAGACCGGGTCGATGGAGGTCCGCGGCGGGGACTACCCGACCGGCGACGCCGACCAAGTCGCTGGCGTCGTCCTGCTGTCGGGCGTCTCGCAGGTCCCCCGGGTCGAGGAGTTACAGGACGTGGCCATCGAGGCCCAAGACAACATCGACGAGATTCGGTCCGAAAGCCAGCAGAACACCACCGACCTCATCGAGGACGACGACGGCGAACTCGACCCGCTGTTCTGA
- a CDS encoding PadR family transcriptional regulator, which produces MHDLTGFQRDLLYVIAGKDEPHGLAIKDELESYYEKEIHHGRLYPNLDTLVDKGLVDKGQRDRRTNYYALTDRGSREIEARREWESGHLGEKSSITA; this is translated from the coding sequence ATGCACGACCTGACTGGTTTCCAGCGGGACTTGCTGTACGTCATCGCGGGGAAGGACGAACCGCACGGCCTCGCAATCAAGGATGAACTCGAATCGTACTACGAGAAAGAGATTCACCACGGCCGACTCTACCCGAATCTAGACACGCTCGTAGACAAAGGGTTGGTAGACAAGGGGCAGCGCGACCGCAGAACCAACTATTACGCGCTCACCGACCGCGGTAGCCGCGAAATCGAGGCCCGTCGCGAGTGGGAGTCGGGCCACCTCGGCGAGAAGTCCTCGATAACCGCGTAG
- a CDS encoding ABC transporter permease, translating to MNVIEGARISWRNIREHKLRSTLTTLGVIIGVAAVITFVTLGASLQQDIISTVAGGNAATMYVTAQSPGDSRLPSLGGGGSVVFTQYDVQQIRQLEGVELAAPESGIAASTVTYNNSTVGRQWITVSSPGYFRVRNISFVEGRPYRMGEREVVLNRPATQMFADNVTVGDNITFTRAANDEKLNATVVGIVETQSGGSVLGIGQGEAQPKIYAPTQPYYERTVVSPSLRARQLVYGRILVKAESPGQVDAVQGRVFNYLGEQSDARQLKSQSYQFEVTTQGQIIGQIKQLTSTFTAYITGIAVISLIVGSIGIANIMLVSVTERTREIGIMKAVGAQNRDVLQLFLVEAVMLGVLGSALGAVVGIAGGYAGAQAIGLPLAFQPIWFVASVAVGVVVGVLAGLYPAWDAAHTDPIDALRYE from the coding sequence ATGAACGTCATCGAAGGGGCACGAATCAGTTGGCGCAACATTCGCGAACACAAACTTCGCTCGACGCTGACCACGCTCGGGGTCATCATCGGCGTCGCGGCGGTCATCACGTTCGTGACGCTCGGGGCGAGTCTCCAGCAGGACATCATCAGTACCGTCGCCGGCGGCAACGCCGCGACGATGTACGTGACGGCTCAGTCACCGGGCGATAGCAGGCTTCCGTCGCTCGGGGGCGGCGGGTCGGTCGTCTTCACCCAGTACGACGTCCAACAGATACGGCAACTAGAGGGCGTCGAACTCGCCGCGCCAGAGAGCGGCATCGCCGCCTCGACCGTCACGTACAACAACTCGACGGTGGGCAGACAGTGGATTACGGTGTCGTCGCCCGGTTACTTCCGGGTGCGGAACATCTCGTTCGTGGAGGGACGACCGTATCGGATGGGGGAACGCGAGGTGGTCCTGAACCGACCGGCCACCCAGATGTTCGCGGACAACGTCACCGTCGGTGACAACATCACGTTCACGCGGGCGGCCAACGACGAGAAACTGAACGCCACGGTCGTCGGCATCGTCGAGACTCAGAGCGGGGGCAGCGTCCTCGGAATCGGACAGGGCGAGGCGCAACCGAAAATATACGCGCCCACGCAGCCCTACTACGAGCGGACGGTGGTGAGTCCGAGCCTCCGCGCCCGCCAGTTGGTCTACGGGCGGATACTCGTCAAGGCCGAGTCGCCGGGACAGGTCGATGCGGTGCAGGGGCGGGTGTTCAACTACCTCGGCGAGCAGTCCGACGCCCGCCAACTCAAGTCCCAGTCCTACCAGTTTGAGGTGACGACGCAGGGTCAGATTATCGGCCAGATAAAGCAGTTGACCAGCACGTTCACCGCCTACATCACGGGAATCGCGGTCATCTCGCTCATCGTGGGGTCCATCGGCATCGCCAACATCATGCTGGTGAGCGTGACCGAGCGCACCCGCGAAATCGGCATCATGAAAGCGGTCGGCGCGCAGAACCGCGACGTGCTCCAGTTGTTCCTCGTCGAGGCGGTCATGCTCGGGGTGCTGGGGTCGGCGCTCGGTGCGGTCGTGGGCATCGCGGGCGGGTACGCCGGCGCGCAGGCCATCGGACTCCCGCTGGCGTTCCAGCCGATATGGTTCGTGGCCTCGGTCGCGGTGGGCGTCGTGGTCGGAGTCCTCGCGGGACTCTATCCCGCGTGGGACGCCGCCCACACCGACCCCATCGACGCGCTCAGGTACGAGTGA
- a CDS encoding RDD family protein, with amino-acid sequence MTSPTLSLFGVVHVDRPGKVRRELDAFADDADALFIEQPEMEVTLRTFGRVAARTPTFFLGMLLHLVLLLPLYAVLNRAYDEAEAIAARRVAEDRGLPVHEIDDHPVLVMSRAGPRWVAVNWLTMAGLAWLFRSSLLTTAGVLVVAFGLTLAAARIDRRLWLLVTVPTAWGSLWAGASQGLLPSVHLAPGPAVLPMLFYLATAGAINEHRNSHMLGRVTEISEREGYESPCLITGKAHLAGLVSLAADADVSVSRMHVSKWLRTADDPTERPDPDSMGAGVGLDWFLTAFGLTRPDPVIGTEGDVFGRRTLAAGLDLAFAAIAAFVGAVVSGALAYTVFGDPALGPGLVVGLAVGPFCYFVVSEASLGRTPGKWLLGLVVVAEDGSPPSAGAVVVRNLLRPLDFVPFYLLGFLAMLATDRAQRLGDVAGDTVVVRAE; translated from the coding sequence ATGACATCTCCGACGCTCAGCCTGTTCGGCGTCGTCCACGTGGACCGTCCGGGGAAAGTCCGCCGGGAACTCGACGCGTTCGCCGACGACGCCGACGCCCTGTTCATCGAGCAACCCGAGATGGAAGTGACGCTCCGGACGTTCGGTCGGGTGGCCGCACGCACCCCGACGTTCTTCCTCGGGATGCTCCTCCACCTCGTCCTGTTGCTGCCGCTCTACGCGGTCCTGAATCGGGCCTACGACGAGGCCGAGGCGATAGCCGCCCGTCGAGTAGCCGAGGACCGCGGCCTGCCGGTCCACGAAATCGACGACCACCCGGTACTGGTCATGAGCAGAGCGGGACCGCGCTGGGTGGCGGTCAACTGGCTAACGATGGCGGGTCTCGCGTGGCTGTTTCGCTCGTCGCTACTCACCACCGCGGGCGTGCTGGTGGTGGCGTTCGGTCTCACGCTCGCGGCGGCCCGAATCGACCGCCGCCTCTGGCTACTGGTCACGGTTCCGACCGCGTGGGGGAGCCTCTGGGCCGGTGCGTCGCAGGGACTGCTCCCGTCCGTACACCTCGCTCCCGGACCCGCCGTGCTCCCGATGCTGTTCTATCTCGCCACCGCCGGAGCTATCAACGAACATCGGAACAGCCACATGCTCGGACGCGTCACGGAGATTTCCGAACGGGAAGGGTACGAGTCGCCGTGTCTGATTACCGGGAAGGCCCACCTCGCGGGACTCGTCTCGCTCGCGGCCGACGCCGACGTGTCGGTCTCGCGGATGCACGTCTCGAAGTGGCTCAGGACCGCCGACGACCCGACCGAACGCCCGGACCCCGACTCGATGGGTGCGGGCGTCGGTCTCGACTGGTTTCTCACCGCGTTCGGCCTCACCCGCCCGGACCCCGTCATCGGTACCGAGGGCGACGTGTTCGGCAGACGGACGCTCGCGGCCGGTCTCGACCTCGCGTTCGCGGCTATCGCGGCGTTCGTGGGCGCGGTCGTGTCGGGCGCTCTCGCCTACACCGTATTCGGCGACCCCGCCCTCGGACCGGGCCTAGTCGTCGGACTGGCGGTCGGTCCGTTCTGTTACTTCGTCGTCTCGGAGGCGTCGCTCGGCCGGACGCCCGGCAAGTGGCTCCTCGGTCTCGTGGTCGTCGCCGAAGACGGGTCGCCGCCCTCGGCGGGCGCGGTCGTCGTCCGCAACCTCCTCCGTCCGCTGGATTTCGTCCCGTTTTATTTGCTGGGCTTCCTCGCTATGCTGGCGACCGACCGCGCTCAGCGACTCGGTGACGTGGCGGGCGACACCGTGGTCGTCCGCGCCGAGTGA